In the genome of Oncorhynchus gorbuscha isolate QuinsamMale2020 ecotype Even-year linkage group LG05, OgorEven_v1.0, whole genome shotgun sequence, the window CTTCTGTGGTAATAAAATGGGAGCAGTGGTATTAGTAGTGAAAGGTTTAACCATGTTAGTCAGGGACTGGCCTCAGCTGGATGCATCGCCCTTGAAGAGGTTGCAGTGGTTGCCGTGGAGACAGATTCTTTCTCTGGCCGAGTTAAAGACCAATTGCGTAGAAACAGGAAGAGGCCTGTAGGTTGTAATAAGCATTTTTGACTGAATTACAAGATGATACGTCTGTCTTTCTATACAATAGTGACTCACGGTGGTGTAATAGAACAAACTGTACTGTCGGTCCCTGACCATAGACCACGTTACTTGACTGGGTTGTTAATCTGGTATCAGTGCCACAACCAGGACATTACCTACAGTGTTTTATAAAGGCATGCTTTTACATAGACCAATGTAAATATGTTTTCCATGCCCCTAGATCTATGTACTATAAGATTAACATCAGTTGAATTACCATGCTGATTTGTATCATCGACTTTGCATCGGAGTGCGCTCCCGCACAAATCGACTACGGTGTTTGTATGTGTACATGCGTGTTTACCTGCTGTGAACGAGAATAAGGGCTGTTTCTTATCTCACCATGGAGAGAGTTGACAGTGCAGAAGATGTAGAAGGTTGTCTCCTTCAGGGGGCCAAACTGGAAGAGCAGGACCCCCCAGGAGACCCTCAGGAGCCAGGCCAGACCCAGCAGACTGAGTACTGTCCCCCTGCTCATACTCCTCTCCCTCAGGACAGGACTCTGACGGTGGGCCCTCACCACCTTCACTGTCACAGACCCAAAGCACAGCACGTTCACCACGAATGTCAGCACAAAGTACGAAAAGGATACCGTGGCCAGAGCAGAGTCAGTCAACCAGCAcctacaaacagagagagagggagagggagagg includes:
- the LOC124035085 gene encoding adhesion G protein-coupled receptor G3-like: MKQCAPVATSSLCSWCWLTDSALATVSFSYFVLTFVVNVLCFGSVTVKVVRAHRQSPVLRERSMSRGTVLSLLGLAWLLRVSWGVLLFQFGPLKETTFYIFCTVNSLHGLFLFLRNWSLTRPEKESVSTATTATSSRAMHPAEASP